The Montipora foliosa isolate CH-2021 chromosome 6, ASM3666993v2, whole genome shotgun sequence genome includes the window CCagagaaaacagcaaaaattgCGCAATTTTCAAGTCCTCCATCCCAAGTTCAGAAAAATCCGAAATGCGCCAAGCCGGAGTCGACAAATTTTACAAGTCCTGGCGCCTTTAGAGGCTTCCCGATTGATCCCATGAGTCAAACATTTCTGCGTATGCCTCACATGTATCACAGTTTTCAAGCGCAATTGCAACAAAGTAATTCACCTAAGGTAAAACGACCGATGAATGCATTTATGATCTGGGCACGACTGTATCGATCTACAATCGCTAAGAGGTACCCGAACGCGAACAATGCTGAAATAAGCGTGAAGCTTGGAGAGATATGGAACGAATTGTCCACAGAACAGCAGCGACCGTACTTCGACGAAGCCTCCCGGTTAAAGGAAAAACACCGAACGGAACATCCTAATTGGGTTTATCAGCCCAGGCCATCAAAAAGGAGACTAACGTACATGATGACAAATAGTCCGGGAACGATGCAACACGCCAGCCCTTCTTATGCATATCAGCATGTTCGGAGTCCATTGCCAGACAACAGTGGCATTCCGCTGTCTCCTCAAGCCATGCATGACCGTGCAAATCCATCATTTTGCTTTGCAACACGAAATCCTAAAGATGCGTTTAACATGGCGCAGTCCCACCGAGTACCACCACATTTGAGCAACCCGTGCGGGGCAGGATTTCCCTCAGTCATTGAGTTTGCGAGCGCTGAAGAGCGATACACGATGCGGGGCAAAgagaacgcatgcgcgaaagaacaAGAGCACGCCGTTGATTGGCTTAAAGTCGAAGCGGCAAAATTTGAGGAAGACCAATTAGCCACAGGTCGTGCGCGAGAAAATTGCATTGTCAACGATGCCATGCTGCCTACTGTAAACCAAGTAAACGATGAACAAGAACAAGTGGCTAAGATCAAACTGGAAATGGACAGCGACGGAAGCGACCTGGACAGGTACCTGGCGGGACTAGACGAGACAATAAAAGAAAGTCTGGAAAAACTCAATGAGGTGCCCGATGAATTGGACTTGTTGGATCATGAGAATATGGATATGCTAAGTGATATAGAAGACGATGACTAGTTAATGAGATGAAATTTAGTGGCGAGTGATCGTTTCGATAAACAGTTGTGGATAAATTTAGAGCTGAAAGAATAAAATGTGAATTATATTTTGCGTGTTAGGTTGACGCATTTCGATCAGCGAAGGCGTTCATGCACCACTTTAGTTAGAGCCGCTCCATTTCCAAATTTTAAGTGAACTGTACAAAAAAGATTTTATATGATCTAAGCTGCACGAAGAACTGTTGATTGACTATGATGCGGGAAATTGTTATTTTTGATGGGACAATACCTTTTTtagcaacaaaaaataaaaagaccGCTGAAAAGACAGATCTGAAACAAACCAGTGACATATCTGAtcattaaattttcgacctcggatattacgtttctagctttctgattggttcactcaaacTCAAATATCAGGCTCATAAACCGTATGCCGTAATACGGAAACTATGCGGGGCCAAAAAATGTGTGAGGGAAGCGAAATTTCCCGGAACacaagtgtccaagcgttcggaaattaacgaaaatttaataaaacaattatttcattcgcgCTATATTTGAATACGAGAATGGTTAAAGCCagctcggcgctacgcgcctcgttggctattttccatctcatatccaacacgcattcatggaataattgttaaatataggaACATCTAAGGTGTGAGCTATTTCCACTGCATATAAATTTACGTAACCCAATCATGTTCTCCCTCCCTTGTAGGTTTGAAAGAAGATAATATGGACTGTGGTGTGTGAATTTTGGCAGAGAAATAAGATTAGGTAGAGAAATGCCAAAATAGTGACCCGAAGCAAGTTTATCAGAAGTTATAATCAAATTTACGCTGAGATCATCGCAAAATTACCATGCATCTCTAGCTAATTTTACACTTAAAATCTACGCCAACGTCACTGAGAGAGCGAAATACGCATGCCTAAAGGATACCGGATAAAACTCACGCTGAAACTGAACTAACCACTAATGGTATTTTATTTCCAATAGTACATTCTAGTGTGAAGCTAAAAATAACAGATTGGATACATAATGGAGCAAAAAGGCCAGTTTACTGATTTGTATGCAATGGTAGCATATGTAGGGGATCggcgttcttttttttttttttttttttttttaggctgAAACTGAAATCTCGATTTTTATTTGGGTTACAAAAGCTGGTTGCCTGTTTCTTTGACTGACCAACATAATTAACTTTGGTTTCGATTTTGTGTAATGTCAGGAACCCATTAACCAGGATCCTGCAACTCCAAAATACTAGGTCTAtgaacggcattttcacagttCAAGcaatttttagacgagttcttaaataagattggCTTGCGCGAGAGACCCTGCCTCCTTAATCCCATGAGAagtaatttctcatgcaagacttgcgattagctggaaaggtctggtttcgcgggaaaatcaatctaaaaataactcggtctgcaAAAACGCCTTTCCACAAACTTAACGATACAAAGTTGCTTGCTCCCAGTCATGGGCTGCTTGTAATTAATGAATGACTGCTCAAGTTAAAGGTTATGTTCATCAATTAAATCAAACGGtcgctttaaggacggtgcctactaattcaaatgtatgtttgcgcggtttactgaatatgcgggtatagcagatcttaacaagtgttattgaaatccaaaatgaaaattgggggtaaccacgcatttttcgaagataattaatcaacaatatttgtaaaaagctttaaaatacaaagcaatgtatggcgttcttttccaaattgaagcttaattatctctgaaaaatgcgtggttaccccaattttctttttggataccgagatcacttgctaagttcttctttctccccatagttttgaaccatgcaaaaatatcctctattaataagcaccaccataggaaatccgactatctcgagatgcgaagaacgtatgcgcaataacaatagtaggcaccgtccttaatcagaATTGACTCCCAACATTTATACTAAGAATAGTATACGGAACCTTCTTGTTCAAATAAGCTACCATCtacaatacatgtatgttccATAGACTTAAACTGGATATACTTTGAAACCCGTGTAAAATGTGTGTGCATAAGCGCAATCGTGAGTCTCTACTGAGTTCACGAATTAGTACACATCCAAATTGCCTTTAGAATCCACGGTGATGAAGACTCCTTCACATGAATGCCTTTAGCTGAGActgcaaagagaaaaaaattccatGGCTTTAGACAGCGTGCGTCTTAGGAGCGGCTTGTGGATCCTTTCACAGAGTACATGAAGCATGCATCTAGATCTCGGAGTAAATGGACAGAGTGTGAGTATTTCTTTTAAGTTCTTACCCGTTTTTGATTTTCTACAAACTTATCTAGTTCTAATAGCCGGtaagaagcaaaaaaaatatatatatagacaaaAGCATAGAGACCAATAAAAGAATATAAAAGACGCTTTTATTATAATTTGTTTCGGCGTCTTCAAAAGATTTCTTATTTTTGCCTCGGTTTGATTTGATACTTTCGCTACTCCTGAATTTTCTCCATTTCGTTGTATTTGTGCAGCGGTCTTCTCTCCCTTTCCTATCGCAATATTTGTGAATTACCCCCAGCCGCTTCACTCttccaccccccctcccccccccacccccaccatAAGTCTTACTTCAATGAGTTTCCTTAACGCGGAATTTCAACTTCTCCCATCCAATTTGTGTTGTGTTATTTTTTCATTGCGAATGCCTGAATTTAaggaatttttaattttatcataGCCACAAGGGATCGAACCTCACAATCAAAGTACCACCACCCCCTCGCTTCCCTCATAAATGTTTACTTTTAGTGAAGACACAAACCCACGCGCGTTCCTCACCTCCCCACTTAGTACCATCGATTTGGGTTGGTGTGGTGTCGTCTGAAATCGTGAAATCGTTTCTTCCGATATGAACAGCACGAGTTGTAGTATCTTTTGCTTTGACTTCCTCCCAGGTATTCAGCGGAACTCCCACAAACTTCGCCGAGTGATCTGTGCTGCTTCTCATGACCGCCTTGCCGTTTAAGCTGACTCCGTACAGAACGTTCTCCACTTTATCGTGTCCGAGTAACGAAATCACTCCGTAATACATACCTTTGAGAGAGAGCAGAACAGTTAACTAGGAGTTTCAGTTTTTGCCTATAACAGACACACTTTTACGAAATATCTATTAAATAATACATTTGTGCCAAGCAATCCACTGCTAGGTAGCAAGCGTTGTATAGGGAAAGGTTGACTTGGTCCTGACTTGctattttaatttagtttaccTATTAATCatcttcatcgtcatcgtcatcatcatcgtgaTTGTGATCGTGACCGTGATCGTGATCGTTATcgacattgattttttttccattaacGCTTCCTCTCGAATCACCCAAACCAGTGCCATAGGTACAAGGAAAAATGGTTTGAAAGATTTAGCGTCGCGTCTCTGTCGGCTGAACAATAAAATCTGAGGCTTCACATCTCTTTTTGCGACAGTTATGTCTCGTATGGCCCCAAACTGACCACAATCAACAGGTGTTTTCATAAATGCCACCATTTATCTTATCGTTTTACTAACAGTAAGCTTCAAATCGACTAAGGGTTCAACAAGGACTGGTACGAGTTTCCTCATTGAAAAGAACTCGATATCAAAGCCTCGTGCGCATGCGCCTGTTTCGAGCTTAACACCTCTGATTTCATTGTTTCGATAAAAGATTCAGCCTAATCAGTCAAGTGTTTCTGTTCGAGCTGGTATTTTTTGTCCATTGTTGCTCTAGCCATCTCTATATTAGCTGAGTGTTGAAATGCTCATTGATTAAAAGCATTCAGCTCTGCCGAAATATAGTGAATGTTATTCGCTCACTTTTCCACGAACGTCCGTCGTCGCTGCTAAAGAAGCACTTGGAGGATTGCTGTTTGCTGtaaattatatttgaaaaaaatagaaaacattACAAGGTTGATTAACATTCCGTGCTTAGCAATTTTGCAGGCCTGTTTTACTTTTCCTTCAGTTTGCGATGGAGTGGATTCGTTCAGTATGATAATTTGATAAATCAGttcttgattaagaaaataacacaaacattggtgataaacattgtattccaacgcattttttataaaacttgacgttgaATACaattatcaccgctgtttgttattttcttaatcaagctacgatggcctaagaaaaATAGTTTATACAATTCAGTtcttgaattttgattggcccGGCCTTCATTGTTTATGAGCTATTATTAaatgttaaaattaaaatagCTGTTATTAAAGTTGAGCCCACGTCTCAGCGGTGTTAGTTTCAGAGGGCGCGAAAACGAAGCTTTCGGGTCAAAGCAAAATCTCCTTATCGAACGACAGTGTGATTTCTTGATTCTCGactgtttccttcgctttttttTTCGAGTAATTTGAGGTTTGCCTGGCCAAATTTTATTGTGGAAAGTATGATAAGGCACTGTATAGCGTATGGTTGTGTTAACCGGATAATTAAACAACCCCAATTGTGCGAAACTATCAGGGGCAGCTTCCATTTAACAACTTTAGTTTCTCTTCTTccgagaaaaaaaagagaggaaCTCATTACTTTTTCCACATTTCGCGAGCGAAATCTCTTCTCCAATGTTTATCCGAAAGCCTCGCTTCCGCGCGCTTTGAAACGAACACTTCTGAaacgtgggctcaactgtaatatTAGCTTTTCTAGATGCGTGCATTGACATCGCATGTGACCTTAGTACAGCAACTTGAAGAGTCAATTCTGCCCTTTTTTGCTAAGTCAAGCTACAGCATCATAACAATCTGAATTCGTCCATCCTCCCTCCCTTTCGGCGACGTCTGCTGCACGGGTTGTCCCGTCGCTGCTCGTTGTCTCCCGAAATCGCATTCCCCGTATCTTAGTTTGCTATCCGGGACAATGAGTGGTCAGATTTTCAGTGAGAATGTTTATCTATCCGTTTTGTTTATTCGTCAACTTACTAATGTTAATTAGTTTAGTGCCTCTCACCTTTCCATAGGCATGCTGCAAACATACATGATATTCCTCTCTGTATCCAAGAGGTATCCACGGCTAGTAAATGCCAATGGgcctgaaaataataataaatatattcgGAAATATGGCATAAGATGTGCATGTGGGGAAGCGGAAACGAGCTtagatgtaaaaaaaaaaaaagaacaacttcGCTTACCTGCAGTACGCGACTCTTTCAAATCGCATCCATACAACTCGATTTTCAGAGAGATGCTGTTT containing:
- the LOC138006085 gene encoding uncharacterized protein, producing MPNLTTSKNEDNGSIISKSSQRSESESQSKTEAERQTYDNRGNYQCLKKCATDRNGSYSHSTPEKTAKIAQFSSPPSQVQKNPKCAKPESTNFTSPGAFRGFPIDPMSQTFLRMPHMYHSFQAQLQQSNSPKVKRPMNAFMIWARLYRSTIAKRYPNANNAEISVKLGEIWNELSTEQQRPYFDEASRLKEKHRTEHPNWVYQPRPSKRRLTYMMTNSPGTMQHASPSYAYQHVRSPLPDNSGIPLSPQAMHDRANPSFCFATRNPKDAFNMAQSHRVPPHLSNPCGAGFPSVIEFASAEERYTMRGKENACAKEQEHAVDWLKVEAAKFEEDQLATGRARENCIVNDAMLPTVNQVNDEQEQVAKIKLEMDSDGSDLDRYLAGLDETIKESLEKLNEVPDELDLLDHENMDMLSDIEDDD